In Flavobacterium okayamense, a single window of DNA contains:
- a CDS encoding T9SS type B sorting domain-containing protein encodes MRNNYLLQLLLLFAISITYGQTYNMPTGTGTASYSTCSGTFRDGAGNYANNQDSSVTFCPSTPGTVVAITFTAFNTEDGFDYLEIWQGNSMTGPADDVLMGTPPVPFTVFSTSPDGCLTFHFVSDSGTSFAGWTSTIACSTPCTPPVAQMADNSTVNICSPNAVNPGSLTVAFDASPSYSPVGNPITSYIWDWNDGTTTTTASPTTTHTFPGIGVYNVSLKVQDNNPLGCANTNSETRVVRVLPDADFTGTTTGPININCGDNVNLTGIATSQTITQQAPSVSGSPVSLPDGSGSSYTSTLDFTGLFPVGATLNAGCYPTLTFDLEHSYSGDLEITLISPTGQSVIVYDQHGGGTNFGTCSNGADDGVPGCTATYTVVNSGGISWTAAAATTTATSTCANWTGACETGNNYIPQTYNSTNSFAVLNGSDLNGVWTLQITDNLTWDDGFISGWSLTFPAACYGTVEFVTPDITDLTWSTVSPSAPSLPTQTTTTTVVVDPGPDTCPVTGTCTGTQLNNSPTVGPFNDLGSFTYTVTATDEFGCQFTRDVVINVAPQCATANISYVGNPFCENSALGNVTLTGTGGFTGGTFSATPAGLSINPTTGQIDPSTSTTGITYTVTYTIPASACCATVVTTTTTVIVNAQPNAGTDGNTTVCDSSTSTIDLFSLITGEQSGGVWTQTSGTGGTFNAGAGNYTPAPGATTSTFTYTIAGVAPCIDDSSVATININAQPNAGTDGSTTVCDSSTATIDLFSLITGEQSGGVWTQTSGTGGVFNAGAGTYTPAPGATTSTFTYTIAGVAPCIDDSSVATININAQPNAGTDGSTTVCDSSTAAIDLFSLITGEQSGGVWTQTSGTGGTFNAGAGTYTPAPGATTSTFTYTIAGVAPCIDDSSVATININAQPNAGTDGSTTVCDSSTATIDLFSLITGEQSGGVWTQTSGTGGVFNAGAGTYTPAPGATTSTFTYTIAGVAPCIDDSSVATININAQPNAGTDGNTTVCDSSTATIDLFSLITGEQSGGVWTQTSGTGGTFNAGAGTYTPAPGATTSTFTYTIAGVAPCIDDSSVATININPLLSPVISCGVLTSTSVEFNWAAVTGATSYTISYQINSNPVVNVGDVGNVLNYVVSGLVPADSVLITVTPVGGAGTCFTFTNQTCVSNNCTPPTASISYSSPFCNSNSTLQNVTLNGTGVYTGGSYSAPTGLSINVANGDIDPSISTVGTYTVTYTIPATPGCSPVVTTTSVTINAQPNAGTDGNTTVCDSSTAAIDLFSLITGEQSGGVWTQTSGTGGTFNAGAGTYTPAPGATTSTFTYTIAGVAPCIDDSSVATININAQPNAGTDGSTTVCDSSTAAIDLFSLITGEQSGGVWTQTSGTGGTFNAGAGTYTPAPGATTSMFTYTIAGVAPCIDDSSVATININAQPNAGTDGSTTVCDSSTATIDLFSLITGEQSGGVWTQTSGTGGVFNAGAGTYTPAPGATTSTFTYTIAGVAPCIDDSSVATININAQPNAGTDGNTTVCDSSTATIDLFSLITGEQSGGVWTQTSGTGGTFNAGAGTYTPAPGATTSTFTYTIAGVAPCIDDSSVATININAQPNAGTDGSTTVCDSSTAAIDLFSLITGEQSGGVWTQTSGTGGTFNAGAGTYTPAPGATTSMFTYTIAGVAPCIDDSSVATININAQPNAGTDGSTTVCDSSTATIDLFSLITGEQSGGVWTQTSGTGGTFNAGAGTYTPAPGATTSTFTYTIAGVAPCIDDSSVATININAQPNAGTDGNTTVCDSSTATIDLFSLITGEQSGGVWTQTSGTGGTFNAGAGTYTPAPGATTSTFTYTIAGVAPCIDDSSVATININAQPNAGTDGSTTVCDSSTATIDLFSLITGEQSGGVWTQTSGTGGTFNAGAGTYTPAPGATTSTFTYTIAGVAPCIDDSSVATININAQPNAGTDGNTTVCDSSTAAIDLFSLITGEQSGGVWTQTSGTGGTFNAGAGNYTPAPGATTSTFMYTIAGVAPCVDDSSVVTITINAQPNAGTDGSTTVCDSSTAAIDLFSLITGEQSGGVWTQTSGTGGTFNAGAGTYTPAPGATTSTFTYTIAGVAPCIDDSSVATININAQPNAGTDGSTTVCDSSTASIDLFSLITGEQSGGVWTQTSGTGGTFNAGAGTYTPAPGATTSTFTYTIAGVAPCIDDSSVATININAQPNAGTDGNTTVCDNSSATIDLFSLITGEQSGGVWTQTSGTGGVFNAGAGTYTPAPGATTSTFEYIIAGVAPCVDDSSVATVNIDPYLSATISYPLLSYCVSHGTVDIVFVGTGVNGTYTSVPAGLDINISTGQINTQNSTPGFYTINYLVPTNGACSSYTVSTTIEITARPVLTINNPLPITLCDGEFLHVDWTSNVAGTTLTYTASSNNVTYPSNGDQSTLDQVLSLINSDQIGDITITITPFANGCSGDAIQVPVRINPNPVISSVSVDQNTICSGNEVTFTVTSNLGGTTYDWSVINNTGVTVVGGVTSGTITTGTLMLVLENSTPGLSGTIEVDFTPYRDGCPGATVVSEVITVNPIPGVPNGLPEYYICDGEATPMSITSDPFVAGTELIYDVVDYYNVTGYSSGGPLPEPLLIEDVLTLTDSYVQGYVVYRIWATLNGCDGEYRDFTVYVNPNPQPVLTDGAICVNDIGTVFQTYWLTVEGLPGTNYQYTWYESSDPVNPIAITGVPSLEVAVAGSYYVVVRDLSSTDTSCEGTSNTVSVIETNPATSFITTVTDAFSDNATVVVTVTGGNGMLLYQIDGGAFQESNVFTGVSAGEHVITVIDSQGCTYLQETVLVIDYPNFFTPNGDGYNDTWNIIGLNQPEAKLYIFDRYGKLIKQLSTVGPGWDGTYNGEQLPSTDYWFSLEYLENGVAKEFKAHFAMKR; translated from the coding sequence ATGAGAAACAATTACCTATTGCAATTATTATTGCTTTTCGCAATAAGCATTACTTATGGGCAAACTTATAATATGCCTACCGGAACAGGTACCGCATCTTATTCAACTTGTTCAGGAACTTTTAGAGATGGTGCTGGAAATTATGCTAATAACCAAGATAGTAGCGTTACATTTTGTCCTTCTACACCCGGTACAGTTGTAGCAATAACATTTACAGCATTTAACACTGAAGACGGTTTTGATTATTTAGAAATTTGGCAAGGAAACTCTATGACTGGTCCTGCAGATGATGTACTTATGGGTACACCACCAGTTCCTTTTACTGTTTTTTCAACAAGTCCAGATGGATGTTTAACTTTTCATTTTGTATCCGATTCGGGAACGAGTTTCGCTGGTTGGACATCAACCATAGCTTGTTCAACCCCTTGTACACCACCGGTAGCTCAAATGGCTGACAATTCAACTGTTAATATTTGTTCTCCAAATGCTGTTAATCCAGGATCTCTAACAGTTGCATTTGATGCATCACCTTCATATTCACCTGTTGGGAACCCTATTACTTCATATATTTGGGATTGGAATGATGGAACAACTACTACAACAGCTTCACCTACCACTACTCATACTTTTCCAGGGATTGGAGTTTACAATGTTTCTTTAAAGGTTCAAGATAATAATCCATTAGGTTGTGCAAATACTAATTCAGAGACTAGGGTAGTAAGAGTTTTACCCGATGCTGATTTTACTGGAACAACAACAGGTCCGATTAATATTAATTGTGGAGACAATGTTAATTTAACTGGGATTGCAACTTCTCAAACAATTACCCAACAAGCTCCTTCTGTATCAGGAAGCCCTGTTTCTTTACCAGATGGTTCAGGATCTAGTTATACTTCTACATTAGATTTTACTGGTTTATTTCCGGTTGGTGCTACCCTAAATGCTGGATGTTACCCTACATTAACTTTTGATCTAGAACATTCATATTCTGGTGATTTAGAGATAACATTAATCTCACCTACTGGTCAATCGGTAATAGTTTATGATCAGCATGGAGGAGGAACAAATTTTGGTACTTGTTCCAATGGAGCAGATGATGGAGTGCCAGGTTGTACTGCTACTTATACTGTAGTTAATTCAGGAGGAATAAGTTGGACTGCAGCTGCTGCAACAACAACAGCAACTAGTACTTGTGCTAACTGGACTGGTGCTTGTGAGACAGGTAACAATTACATACCTCAAACTTATAATTCTACAAATTCTTTTGCTGTACTTAATGGTTCAGATTTAAATGGAGTTTGGACATTACAAATTACGGATAACCTTACTTGGGATGATGGATTTATTAGTGGATGGTCTTTAACTTTTCCTGCAGCTTGTTATGGAACTGTTGAATTTGTTACTCCAGATATTACAGATTTAACTTGGTCAACAGTTTCGCCAAGTGCACCTTCATTACCAACTCAAACAACTACAACAACTGTTGTAGTAGATCCAGGGCCAGACACTTGTCCTGTTACAGGAACATGTACTGGTACACAATTAAATAACTCTCCTACAGTAGGACCTTTCAATGATTTAGGCTCCTTTACATATACTGTTACTGCAACAGATGAGTTTGGATGTCAGTTTACCCGCGACGTTGTTATTAATGTAGCTCCTCAATGTGCAACTGCTAATATTAGTTATGTTGGAAATCCATTTTGTGAGAATTCAGCTTTAGGTAATGTTACTTTAACGGGAACTGGCGGATTTACTGGAGGTACATTTAGTGCTACTCCAGCAGGTTTATCTATAAATCCTACTACAGGTCAAATAGATCCTTCTACAAGTACTACAGGTATAACATATACGGTTACATATACCATTCCAGCTAGTGCATGTTGTGCTACAGTTGTTACAACAACAACGACAGTTATAGTCAATGCACAGCCAAATGCTGGAACAGATGGCAATACAACAGTTTGTGATAGTAGTACATCAACAATCGATTTATTCTCATTAATTACAGGCGAACAATCAGGCGGAGTTTGGACTCAGACATCGGGAACAGGAGGAACGTTTAACGCAGGAGCAGGTAATTACACACCGGCACCAGGCGCAACAACATCGACATTTACATATACAATAGCAGGCGTAGCGCCATGTATTGATGATAGTAGTGTAGCAACGATAAATATCAATGCACAGCCAAATGCTGGAACAGATGGTTCTACAACAGTTTGTGATAGTAGTACAGCAACAATCGATTTATTCTCATTAATTACAGGCGAACAATCAGGCGGAGTTTGGACTCAGACATCGGGAACAGGAGGAGTGTTTAATGCAGGAGCAGGAACTTACACACCGGCACCAGGCGCAACAACATCGACATTTACATATACAATAGCAGGCGTAGCGCCATGTATTGATGATAGTAGTGTAGCAACGATAAATATCAATGCACAGCCAAATGCTGGAACAGATGGTTCTACAACAGTTTGTGATAGTAGTACCGCAGCAATCGATTTATTCTCATTAATTACAGGAGAGCAATCAGGTGGAGTTTGGACACAAACTTCAGGAACTGGTGGAACATTTAATGCAGGAGCAGGAACGTATACACCAGCACCAGGCGCAACAACATCAACATTCACATATACAATAGCAGGCGTAGCACCATGTATTGATGATAGTAGTGTAGCAACGATAAACATCAATGCACAGCCAAATGCTGGAACAGATGGTTCTACAACAGTTTGTGATAGTAGTACAGCAACAATCGATTTATTCTCATTAATTACAGGCGAACAATCAGGCGGAGTTTGGACTCAGACATCGGGAACAGGAGGAGTGTTTAATGCAGGAGCAGGAACTTACACACCGGCACCAGGCGCAACAACATCGACATTTACATATACAATAGCAGGCGTAGCGCCATGTATTGATGATAGTAGTGTAGCAACGATAAATATCAATGCACAGCCAAATGCTGGAACAGATGGCAATACAACAGTTTGTGATAGTAGTACAGCAACAATCGATTTATTCTCGTTAATTACAGGAGAGCAATCAGGTGGCGTTTGGACACAAACTTCAGGAACTGGTGGAACATTTAATGCAGGAGCAGGAACGTATACACCAGCACCAGGCGCAACAACATCAACATTCACATATACAATAGCAGGCGTAGCACCATGTATTGATGATAGTAGTGTAGCAACAATAAATATAAACCCATTACTTTCTCCTGTTATTAGTTGCGGAGTATTAACTTCTACCTCAGTTGAGTTTAATTGGGCTGCAGTTACAGGGGCTACTAGTTACACAATTAGTTACCAAATTAACTCTAATCCTGTAGTTAATGTTGGAGATGTTGGGAATGTATTAAATTATGTAGTTTCAGGATTAGTACCTGCTGATAGTGTTTTAATTACAGTTACACCTGTTGGTGGAGCTGGGACTTGTTTTACGTTTACAAATCAAACATGTGTGTCAAATAATTGTACACCTCCAACGGCATCAATTAGTTACTCATCACCATTTTGTAATTCTAATTCCACTTTACAAAATGTTACTTTAAATGGTACTGGAGTTTACACAGGAGGAAGCTATAGTGCACCTACTGGTTTATCAATTAATGTTGCAAATGGAGATATTGATCCATCTATTTCTACTGTAGGTACATATACAGTTACTTATACTATTCCTGCTACACCTGGATGTTCACCAGTAGTGACAACCACATCTGTAACAATCAATGCACAGCCAAATGCTGGAACAGATGGTAATACAACAGTTTGTGACAGTAGTACCGCAGCAATCGATTTATTCTCATTAATTACAGGAGAACAATCAGGTGGCGTTTGGACACAAACTTCAGGAACTGGTGGAACATTTAATGCAGGAGCAGGAACGTATACGCCGGCACCAGGCGCAACAACATCAACATTCACATATACAATAGCAGGCGTAGCGCCATGTATTGATGATAGTAGTGTAGCAACGATAAACATCAATGCACAGCCAAATGCTGGAACAGATGGTTCTACAACAGTTTGTGATAGTAGTACCGCAGCAATCGATTTATTCTCATTAATTACAGGAGAGCAATCAGGTGGAGTTTGGACACAAACATCGGGAACAGGCGGAACGTTTAATGCAGGAGCAGGAACGTATACACCAGCACCAGGTGCTACAACATCAATGTTTACATATACAATAGCAGGCGTAGCGCCATGTATTGATGATAGTAGTGTAGCAACGATAAATATCAATGCACAGCCAAATGCTGGAACAGATGGTTCTACAACAGTTTGTGATAGTAGTACAGCAACAATCGATTTATTCTCATTAATTACAGGCGAACAATCAGGCGGAGTTTGGACTCAGACATCGGGAACAGGAGGAGTGTTTAATGCAGGAGCAGGAACTTACACACCGGCACCAGGCGCAACAACATCGACATTTACATATACAATAGCAGGCGTAGCGCCATGTATTGATGATAGTAGTGTAGCAACGATAAATATCAATGCACAGCCAAATGCTGGAACAGATGGCAATACAACAGTTTGTGATAGTAGTACAGCAACAATCGATTTATTCTCGTTAATTACAGGAGAACAATCAGGTGGCGTTTGGACACAAACTTCAGGAACTGGTGGAACATTTAATGCAGGAGCAGGAACGTATACACCGGCACCAGGCGCAACAACATCAACATTCACATATACAATAGCAGGCGTAGCGCCATGTATTGATGATAGTAGTGTAGCAACGATAAACATCAATGCACAGCCAAATGCTGGAACAGATGGTTCTACAACAGTTTGTGATAGTAGTACCGCAGCAATCGATTTATTCTCATTAATTACAGGAGAGCAATCAGGTGGAGTTTGGACACAAACATCGGGAACAGGCGGAACGTTTAATGCAGGAGCAGGAACTTATACACCAGCACCAGGTGCTACAACATCAATGTTTACATATACAATAGCAGGCGTAGCGCCATGTATTGATGATAGTAGTGTAGCAACGATAAATATCAATGCACAGCCAAATGCTGGAACAGATGGTTCTACAACAGTTTGTGATAGTAGTACAGCAACAATCGATTTATTCTCATTAATTACAGGCGAACAATCAGGCGGAGTTTGGACTCAGACATCGGGAACAGGCGGAACGTTTAATGCAGGAGCAGGAACTTACACACCGGCACCAGGCGCAACAACATCGACATTTACATATACAATAGCAGGCGTAGCGCCATGTATTGATGATAGTAGTGTAGCAACGATAAATATCAATGCACAGCCAAATGCTGGAACAGATGGCAATACAACAGTTTGTGATAGTAGTACAGCAACAATCGATTTATTCTCGTTAATTACAGGAGAGCAATCAGGTGGCGTTTGGACACAAACTTCAGGAACTGGTGGAACATTTAATGCAGGAGCAGGAACGTATACACCAGCACCAGGCGCAACAACATCAACATTCACATATACAATAGCAGGCGTAGCGCCATGTATTGATGATAGTAGTGTAGCAACGATAAACATCAATGCACAGCCAAATGCTGGAACAGATGGTTCTACAACAGTTTGTGATAGTAGTACAGCAACAATCGATTTATTCTCATTAATTACAGGAGAGCAATCAGGTGGAGTTTGGACACAAACATCGGGAACAGGCGGAACGTTTAACGCAGGAGCAGGTACTTACACACCGGCACCGGGCGCAACAACATCAACATTCACATATACAATAGCAGGCGTAGCGCCATGTATTGATGATAGTAGTGTAGCAACGATAAACATCAATGCACAGCCAAATGCTGGAACAGATGGTAATACAACAGTTTGTGACAGTAGTACCGCAGCAATCGATTTATTCTCGTTAATCACAGGAGAACAATCAGGCGGAGTTTGGACACAAACATCGGGAACAGGCGGAACGTTTAACGCAGGAGCAGGTAATTACACACCGGCACCGGGCGCAACAACATCAACCTTTATGTATACAATAGCAGGAGTTGCACCATGTGTTGACGATAGTAGTGTAGTTACAATTACAATAAATGCACAGCCAAATGCTGGAACAGATGGTTCTACAACGGTTTGTGATAGTAGTACGGCTGCAATAGATTTATTCTCATTAATTACAGGCGAACAATCAGGCGGAGTTTGGACACAAACTTCAGGAACAGGCGGAACATTTAATGCAGGAGCAGGAACGTATACACCAGCACCAGGCGCAACAACATCAACATTCACATATACAATAGCAGGAGTTGCTCCATGTATTGATGATAGTAGTGTAGCAACGATAAATATCAATGCACAGCCAAATGCTGGAACAGATGGTTCAACAACAGTTTGTGATAGTAGTACAGCATCAATCGATTTATTCTCATTAATCACAGGCGAACAATCAGGCGGAGTTTGGACACAGACATCGGGAACAGGTGGAACATTTAATGCAGGAGCAGGAACTTATACACCAGCACCGGGCGCAACAACATCAACGTTTACGTATACAATAGCAGGAGTTGCTCCATGTATTGATGATAGTAGTGTAGCAACGATAAATATCAATGCACAGCCAAATGCTGGAACAGATGGTAATACAACAGTTTGTGATAATAGTTCAGCAACAATCGATTTATTCTCGTTAATTACAGGAGAACAATCAGGTGGCGTTTGGACACAGACATCGGGAACAGGAGGAGTGTTTAATGCAGGAGCAGGAACGTATACACCGGCACCAGGCGCAACGACATCTACTTTTGAATATATTATAGCAGGAGTTGCACCATGTGTTGATGATAGTAGTGTTGCAACAGTAAATATTGATCCTTATTTGTCAGCAACAATCTCTTATCCTTTATTATCTTATTGTGTAAGCCACGGTACAGTAGATATTGTTTTTGTCGGTACAGGTGTAAATGGAACTTATACAAGTGTTCCTGCAGGATTGGATATAAATATATCTACAGGTCAAATTAATACACAAAATAGTACACCAGGATTTTATACAATCAATTACTTAGTACCTACAAACGGTGCATGTAGTTCTTATACTGTTTCAACAACAATTGAAATTACAGCTAGACCTGTATTAACAATAAATAATCCATTGCCAATAACTTTATGTGATGGAGAGTTTTTACATGTAGACTGGACAAGTAATGTAGCGGGTACTACCTTAACGTATACGGCTTCTAGCAATAATGTTACTTATCCTAGTAATGGAGATCAAAGTACATTAGATCAAGTTTTATCATTAATAAATTCGGATCAGATAGGCGATATTACGATAACAATTACCCCTTTTGCTAATGGCTGTTCAGGAGATGCGATACAAGTACCAGTTCGAATCAATCCAAATCCGGTTATAAGTTCTGTTTCAGTAGATCAGAATACGATTTGTTCAGGCAATGAAGTTACTTTTACTGTAACGAGTAATTTAGGAGGAACGACTTACGATTGGTCGGTAATAAATAATACCGGAGTTACTGTTGTGGGAGGCGTTACAAGTGGAACGATAACTACAGGTACATTAATGTTAGTATTAGAGAACTCTACACCTGGATTATCAGGAACAATAGAAGTTGATTTTACACCTTATAGAGATGGATGTCCAGGAGCGACAGTAGTGAGTGAAGTAATTACTGTTAATCCTATTCCGGGAGTTCCAAACGGATTACCAGAATATTACATATGTGATGGAGAAGCTACGCCGATGAGTATCACTTCAGATCCATTTGTAGCGGGGACAGAATTGATATATGATGTTGTAGATTATTATAATGTAACGGGATATAGTTCAGGCGGACCATTACCGGAGCCATTATTAATAGAGGATGTTTTAACATTAACAGATTCCTATGTTCAAGGTTATGTGGTTTACCGCATTTGGGCTACATTAAATGGATGTGATGGAGAGTATAGAGACTTTACGGTTTATGTAAATCCTAATCCACAACCGGTTTTAACAGATGGTGCGATATGTGTTAATGATATAGGAACAGTTTTCCAAACGTATTGGTTAACAGTTGAAGGATTACCAGGGACAAATTATCAGTATACATGGTATGAGTCATCAGATCCAGTTAATCCTATTGCAATAACAGGAGTTCCAAGTTTAGAGGTAGCTGTAGCGGGTAGTTATTATGTAGTGGTAAGAGATTTAAGTTCAACGGACACTTCATGTGAGGGTACTTCAAACACAGTAAGTGTAATAGAGACCAATCCAGCGACAAGTTTTATCACAACGGTAACTGATGCATTTAGTGATAACGCAACAGTTGTTGTTACGGTAACAGGAGGAAATGGTATGTTATTGTATCAGATAGATGGTGGAGCATTCCAAGAATCGAATGTGTTTACAGGAGTAAGTGCAGGAGAACATGTTATTACGGTTATCGATTCACAAGGGTGTACTTATTTACAAGAGACAGTATTGGTGATAGATTATCCAAACTTCTTTACACCAAATGGAGATGGATATAATGATACATGGAATATAATAGGTTTAAACCAACCAGAGGCGAAGTTGTACATTTTTGATAGATACGGTAAGTTAATCAAGCAATTAAGTACAGTAGGACCGGGTTGGGATGGAACGTATAATGGTGAGCAATTACCATCGACAGATTACTGGTTTAGTTTAGAATATTTAGAAAACGGAGTAGCTAAAGAGTTTAAGGCACACTTCGCAATGAAAAGATAA
- a CDS encoding M28 family metallopeptidase yields the protein MKKISLFALAIILASCASSKSQKQADVSKYMNTITPDELKTHLYIVASDENEGRDTGSKGQKKAGKYLISQYEKNGISYPKEGNGWYQKVPSEFMARGFAPKLPDSENIWAFIEGTDKKDEIVVISAHYDHVGMKNGEVYNGADDDGSGTVSLLEIAQAFKQAEKEGFKPKRSILFLHVTGEEHGLHGSRYYSENPLFPMEKTVADINIDMIGRRDTLHPDTNNYVYVIGSDRLSSELHAINEEMNNKYTKMELDYKYNDRNDPERIYYRSDHYNFAKHGVPAIFYFNGIHADYHMPSDTPDKIEYDALAKRAQLAFLVAWELANRPEKIKVDRDGK from the coding sequence ATGAAAAAAATTTCACTTTTCGCTTTAGCTATAATCTTAGCAAGTTGTGCTTCTTCTAAGTCTCAAAAACAAGCAGATGTATCAAAATACATGAATACAATTACACCAGACGAATTAAAAACTCATTTATATATAGTTGCTTCAGACGAAAATGAAGGTCGTGATACAGGTAGTAAAGGACAAAAAAAAGCTGGTAAATATTTAATTTCTCAATATGAGAAAAATGGAATTAGTTACCCTAAAGAAGGAAATGGATGGTACCAAAAAGTTCCTTCAGAATTTATGGCAAGAGGATTTGCTCCAAAACTTCCTGATTCTGAAAACATTTGGGCCTTCATTGAAGGAACTGACAAAAAAGATGAAATCGTTGTTATTTCCGCACATTATGATCACGTAGGCATGAAAAACGGTGAAGTTTATAATGGAGCTGATGATGATGGTTCAGGGACTGTCTCATTGCTAGAAATTGCTCAAGCATTTAAACAAGCTGAAAAAGAGGGTTTTAAACCTAAACGCTCAATATTGTTTTTACATGTAACAGGGGAAGAGCACGGACTGCATGGTTCTCGATATTATTCTGAAAATCCATTGTTTCCAATGGAAAAAACTGTTGCCGATATTAATATTGATATGATTGGTCGTCGTGATACGCTTCACCCAGATACAAATAATTATGTTTATGTAATTGGTTCGGACAGACTAAGTAGTGAACTTCATGCAATTAATGAAGAAATGAACAATAAATACACTAAAATGGAGCTAGATTATAAATACAATGATAGAAATGATCCTGAGCGTATATATTACAGATCTGATCATTATAATTTTGCTAAACATGGAGTTCCTGCGATTTTCTATTTTAACGGAATTCATGCTGATTATCATATGCCTAGCGATACTCCTGATAAAATTGAATATGATGCTTTAGCCAAAAGAGCTCAATTAGCATTTTTAGTGGCATGGGAATTAGCAAACAGACCTGAAAAAATTAAAGTCGATAGAGACGGGAAGTAA
- the glyA gene encoding serine hydroxymethyltransferase has product MRRDEQIFDLILDEQDRQQHGIELIASENFVSDQVMEAAGSCLTNKYAEGYPGKRYYGGCEVVDIVEQIAIDRAKELFGAEYVNVQPHSGSQANTAVFAACLQPGDKILGFDLSHGGHLTHGSPVNFSGKLYSPVFYGVEKETGRLNYNKIQEIASAEKPKLIIAGASAYSRDMDFKRFREIADSVGALLLADVSHPAGLIAKGLLSDPIPHCHIVTTTTHKTLRGPRGGMILMGKDFENPWGLKTPKGEIRMMSHVLDMAVFPGNQGGPLMHIIAAKAVAFGEALTENFFNYTLQVQKNAKAMANAFVSRGYDIISGGTDNHMMLIDLRNKNITGKEAENALVKAEITVNKNMVPFDDKSPFVTSGIRVGTPAITTRGLVEADMETIVALIDKVIMNFQDEAVLEQVAEEVNDFMADKPMFVF; this is encoded by the coding sequence ATGCGACGCGACGAACAAATTTTTGACTTAATTCTTGACGAGCAAGATAGACAACAACACGGTATTGAATTAATAGCTTCTGAAAATTTTGTTAGCGACCAAGTTATGGAAGCTGCAGGATCTTGTTTAACTAATAAATATGCTGAAGGGTATCCTGGTAAAAGATACTATGGTGGATGTGAAGTAGTTGATATTGTTGAACAAATTGCAATTGATAGAGCTAAAGAACTTTTTGGAGCAGAATATGTTAATGTTCAACCGCATTCAGGTTCACAAGCTAATACTGCTGTTTTTGCTGCTTGTCTACAACCAGGAGATAAAATTTTAGGATTTGATTTATCACATGGCGGACATTTAACGCACGGTTCTCCTGTAAATTTTTCTGGGAAATTATACAGTCCAGTTTTCTATGGTGTAGAGAAGGAGACAGGTAGATTAAATTATAATAAAATTCAAGAAATTGCTTCTGCTGAAAAACCAAAATTAATTATTGCCGGTGCTTCTGCTTATTCTCGTGATATGGACTTTAAACGTTTCAGAGAAATAGCTGATAGTGTAGGAGCACTATTATTGGCTGATGTATCACATCCAGCTGGTTTAATCGCGAAAGGTTTGTTAAGCGATCCAATTCCACATTGTCATATAGTAACTACTACAACTCATAAAACTTTAAGAGGTCCAAGAGGTGGTATGATTTTGATGGGTAAAGACTTTGAAAATCCATGGGGGTTAAAAACTCCAAAAGGTGAAATCAGAATGATGAGTCATGTTTTAGATATGGCTGTTTTTCCTGGAAACCAAGGTGGACCCTTAATGCATATTATTGCAGCTAAAGCTGTGGCTTTTGGAGAAGCTTTAACTGAAAACTTTTTCAATTACACACTTCAAGTGCAAAAAAATGCAAAAGCGATGGCTAATGCATTTGTGAGTAGAGGTTATGATATAATTTCTGGTGGAACAGATAATCATATGATGTTAATTGACTTGAGGAATAAAAATATTACTGGTAAAGAAGCAGAAAATGCTTTGGTAAAAGCTGAAATTACGGTTAATAAAAATATGGTTCCTTTTGATGATAAATCACCATTTGTAACATCTGGAATTCGTGTTGGTACTCCAGCAATTACAACAAGAGGATTAGTTGAAGCGGATATGGAAACTATCGTTGCTTTAATCGATAAGGTTATTATGAATTTCCAAGATGAAGCTGTATTAGAGCAAGTAGCTGAAGAAGTAAACGACTTTATGGCTGATAAGCCTATGTTTGTTTTTTAA